A DNA window from Ornithodoros turicata isolate Travis chromosome 10, ASM3712646v1, whole genome shotgun sequence contains the following coding sequences:
- the LOC135369986 gene encoding ribosomal RNA small subunit methyltransferase NEP1-like produces MAAKRKHAAISDEDDLPKTAVPAHIKSQEKRLIIILEKANLETVKVGKNFELLNCDDHIQIMRKHKKDPAFCRPDITHQCLLMLFDSPLNRAGLLQVYIHTEKNALIEINPQTRIPRTFKRFSGLMVQLLHKMCIRAGSGSVKLMKVIKNPVTDWLPVGCRKLGTSFHCSKLVHPRELVPKAEEPVAIVIGAMAHGAVEVDYTEESFSISEYPLSAALTCSKICSSFEEAWGIH; encoded by the exons ATGGCCGCAAAGAGGAAGCATGCGGCGATCTCTGATGAAGATGATTTACCGAAAACCGCTGTTCCTGCACACAttaaaagccaggaaaaaaggCTGATCATTATTTTGGAGAAGGCTAATTTAGAAACCGTCAAG GTTGGAAAGAATTTTGAACTGCTCAACTGCGACGACCACATTCAAATAATGAGGAAACATAAGAAGGACCCAGCCTTTTGCAGGCCTGACATAACGCACCAG TGCCTTCTAATGCTGTTCGACAGCCCACTGAACAGGGCTGGGCTCTTACAAGTTTACATCCACacagaaaagaatgcgcttatcGAAATAAACCCACAGACGAGGATACCTAGGACATTTAAAAGGTTCTCCGGGCTCATGG TTCAACTCTTACACAAGATGTGCATCAGGGCTGGATCGGGGTCAGTAAAACTAATGAAG GTCATCAAGAACCCGGTGACTGACTGGTTGCCAGTAGGGTGCCGGAAACTCGGGACCTCCTTCCACTGCAGCAAGCTCGTTCACCCCAGGGAACTAGTGCCGAAAGCAGAGGAGCCAGTTGCTATCGTCATTGGTGCTATGGCACACGGAGCG GTCGAGGTCGATTACACCGAAGAATCGTTCTCGATCAGCGAATATCCACTCTCGGCAGCCCTGACCTGCTCAAAGATTTGTTCGTCATTCGAAGAGGCCTGGGGGATCCACTGA